The genomic segment ATCACTTCCATGCATGAAAATACCAGTCCTGCATACCTGAAATTAAATTAGAGTTTTCTGTGGGTTAATGAAGACGGGAATAtgaactacaaatgtttatgGCAGCATCCACGAAAGTAGAAGGAAGAGTAGCGAACGAGCAAGACTTTGgggattatttttttacaatcggAACCTATTTTGAAACATACTGTACGTTTTTAAACACAACGcagcttcagtcatccgcccagGGTGGACTCAAACCCGCGACCTTTGTTTCGACAGACACAtactttaccgactgagcttACTCGCTCCCTCTTGTGCGAGGGAGGGGGTTGGGAACGGCTGGGGACTGGCAACCGAACGAGAAAACGAATATTTTTCagtaatgaaataatgaagcaCTTAAACACCcttatattttacttttattcgAAGGGAGGGGTAAGGATATTGATACAAGGTAGATTGCTTGTTTTTCTCCCTCCCCTTTTTATCCGCCTGTACCCCCTAGCCACACCAGTgattaaaaattatattaactATTGATACGGCGCTATTATACTTCTGAAAGTAAATCATACTTCTCTCCTATAGTTTCTTAAAAAAAGTGACAAGGTGATGTAATAGAATGAAACAGTATTCCAAGATATAGCCTAATGaatagttgttgttttttcaaccgagaaacaacaacaaagtcaGCATGTCCAACATGTCCTATAGCTAATAAGTAAACTCCTAAGACAATGCTCTTTGtcgatttttgttttacctgCAGCGTAATTGACATTGAACACGGTACAATATATAGGTTAAAACTACTGCAACTTATACAAggaacatgaataaaaaaatattcaaacagtGACACAGACTCTTATTATTAAAAGACACTCGTCATGTTGGTAGTGATTTTaagcttttttaaaaattttagtTTGAACTGCTATTTTCCTTccattgtgaaaaaaaatgatagaaatttccgaaacaaaaaatataacacAATCAATCAAAGATCACAGCATTTTTCTAAAGGGTGCTGAGTGTGGACTACCATGTCGGAAGTATACATTTCTATATAGCACATTATGCATCATGGATCGAAGATGGGTATGAAATATTCCATGTTAGATCGTAAAAATTCGAATTGTAAAAATCTATACAACGCcgtttatattttgtaaaccaAATGTACCAAGGGCAGGCGATATCACAGTAGGCTAGGCCTACATTCATAGAAAGGGCGGTTCAAGACTTGATTCCAACTTTGTAATCAGTTGTGGAacacaaatgaagaaaatacatCGTGTAAATATCTTCAAAATAACTCGAAATTTCGATTTGATTCCTTGAAATAatatcaaatgatttaaatcagGGGCACGTTTCatagagttacaactgttgtaacttggccattatggcaactaccatgacaACCTTGATGCTGattgagccctgttaccatatATGGTAGTTGCCCTAATGGCAAAGTTAtgacagttgcaagtcctttaagaaacgggccccaggtgaaAAGAGAATAGATAACTGCACGTAAATCGCTGAATCGCCAAATGTAACCAAAATCACAATTTGTCATATTCGGTTTGCTTGGCCCAGTTCTGCTCTTTTCCACTTCCCAATACCATTAATGTCAAACATGCCAGCAAATTGATTCCAAAGCAGGAAAGAAAGACTGTTTGCCAACCCGAAATGTCAGACttgaaagaacaaaagagaaTGAGTTATAGTTACCTTAAACGAATGATTCAACATGCCAGAAAAATATcttcataaaattataaaatctTCATCAAAAGTACcactatttcattttctttattccaaAACTCTCTTCTCAATCCTTTATGAGCAAATGATCTATAATAGAAGAATATCAACTCGTtagtaaaaattattattaaaatgtttacctgttttaataataataatatcattattatatttattaagcGCATAACAATTAAGACTGGCTAATTTCTTTTTGATAATATCAATTGATTTACACGAGATGATAAGAGAATCTGTGACTGCACGGAAAATCGCTGAATCCCTAAATGTAACCAAAATCACAATTTGTCATATTCGGTTTGTTTGGCCCAGTTCTGCTCTTTTCCACTTCCCAATACCATGAATATCAAACATGCCAGCAAATTGATTCCGAAGCAGGAAAGAAAGACCGTTTGCCAACCCGAAATGTCAGactgaaagaacaaaagagaaTGAGCTTTATTTACCTTTAAACGAATGATTCAACAAGCCAGAAAAATATCTTCATCAAATTATATATCTTCAACAAAAGTACCACTTTCTCATCTGATTATTTTCGTTATTCCAGAACTCTAACAGAAAGAATATCAACTCGTTAgtaaaaaattgataatcaaATACTAAGCCGTTTTCAAATACTCTTTTGAGGGCCTTACTAGTCAGGTCAGAGATTTAGTgatttttgtatgtttgttttgGATACTTATAAaaactatacatgtatgatataaatgaaatatctCCCATAGTTTTAGATGAACTCTACGACCTCGATATCTCGGGAAATCATTGTCAGTCAGTCacagaaagagaaaaattcagCAGCCTAACACCTCTATTCTATACAGGTGTATACATAGGTCAACAACCTACTTTCATTGGTTCGTTGTTTtttttctagaaagaaaaactGTGTTCAAAACCCGTCTAAATAAATAGGAAAATACCCTGTCCAAAGCTTACGTTCTTTTAAACCCTTCGCGTTGTATCGGACGATTTGATATAAACGAGTATCGTGCAATTGCTCAGAAAAGTAATATGGAGACTTAAAGATcaggaaatacatttttttccagaataCTTCTCAATGTACCAATTACCAGTTTCATTAAAtccaaaataaagaagataacCATTTACCCACCTGGTTAGGAGTAAGAGCTCCAACAACAATCGGACTTAGTCCTCCAGAAAGTGCTGATGCAGAATTGACCAAACCAATCAGACTTCCTGCGAGTCTCGGAGCTATGTCCATCAGGTTTACGTAGTAGCCGGAACTGCAGACCCCATTGAAGCCACATGCGCCTATCATGAACAGAACGGAGAGGGCGGTGTTGCAACCGACGAACGCAAGGAGAAGGTAAAATATTGCTGAAATTGTCAGTCCTGTCGTATGAATCATAGTTAGGAATTGattataatatacaaatgaaatcaatataataATTGAATAGCATGGGATCTGGTTTTTCAGTACTGCCCACACGATCAGTACGTGTTCGAACAAATCTAGACAAGTTCTACTCCCATCCATTAGTGTCAGTATATAAATGAGAGTTCCCTTATAGGTCGTTAGAGCAATCTATCTAATATAATGTTCACTTTACTTTAATTCATCATTCATAAGTAAATCTATCCAACCATCTAAATATTGTCGATATTCAATAATCTGTTAACTCACTTGCCACAGGCGTTCATAGGCTACACCACAAAGACCATACACAGCTTGAAACATGATGGTGGCATTACTGTTGAAtcttatattaaaaataattctcAAATCTGACAAAATTGATGCACGCGGCGATTTGGTTAAGGGCCGAATTATGGGTTTTCCTCAATTACTCACCGATAAAGGTTACCAATTTTCTTGTAGCTCCTGTACTCAAGATCTCCTTACTTATCAGCTTGTTGCTGATTACGCCACCCAGTACCAAAAACGAGAACTCGACAAGAAAGGGGATGGCAGCAGTTATACCAATCTGACATCAtaggcgatgatgatgatgacatcaaGAAAGAATAAATGTACGAGAAAAAATAGGTTACCCTAGCATTTGGTTTATTTTCCCATGataatttattataatttatttgatAAGGGTATCGCTTTACTGTGTGCCTCGCACAGTCTCAACCAAAGATGGTCAAGCCTTCTTGTAATAACTGATCAAATTGGGTAACTCCATACCCTATATGGCTATGCAGTTGTTTTCACGTGGTTTCTTCGCAAACTTTAGAATTTGTAAAGATTGTAGCTTTTATCAGCTTAAACGactcatttcattaaaaaatcgatcattgtttagaaaaaaaaattagacttGAAGTCGACGAATAATCAATGATTACTGGCAACAAACCGACTATTAAAAAGGTGTCGATAACGTAACTGCCAATTCATTGGCGTATACCCCCTGCTTTTATAGCTTCAGCTGCATTGTGTTTTCAAGGAATCATCCTGCTTGGCACCCACTCACCCCACCGGGTTGagagcagcacaatgtggatcaaatTCCTGCTGAGGGAAATTATTTCATGGCTGGCCGGGATTCGAACTCCCGACTCTGTATCACCGCCGATAGTCAGAGCCACCACACCACAACGCTCTACGTATTTCAACATAATGTAACTATGTTGTAACATACCAGTTCAATATCCATTCCTTGAACGTGCTTGAGGTAGATGGGTTGATTTGTGAAGAGCAACTGATTTGTCCACGACGCACCGAAAGATGTCATGATAATGGCCCAAACGGGAATAGATGTGAACATAGCAACAAAGGGTATGGATATCTTCTCCGTCTGTGAAATGGAAAGTGTAAAGCCCTTAATAATTAAAGAGACACAAGAATTCCAATAATTGAATTCAAACTCGCATTTCTATGGCAAGCTGCTGCCTGGGATAgacaataatatacaaataaattatataaatgacATGGTTTTCGTAATGTCGTTACTGCAACTGCATGCTACTCTGCAGgcgcagaccctgattggaactttgatcaacaagacagtgtgcctccacgcaaagactagcacatacaaaaagagggccttcagtacacaaggcatgagtaggctgcatattcagacccttaactcgagtgaagggtttgcccagcagactaacTGCATGCCGCCATGAAATGTTCTGCAGGAGATTCTCTCTGCATGCATGAGGATATCAGAGATTAAGATTGACACGCTTCAGAATGGCTTATCAGTAGTCGATTTATAGTCGGTTCTGCCACTGGCGGATTCCTTtggagaggcacaattaaaatttgtcacgtaaaaatgccgttgaaacagaagtgtgcccccttttgaaagtcaaggcctttttttttgcttgtaatttttttttcgtggaTACCGGATCTGCCCCTGGGTTCTGCTACTGTGACTACAGCATATTAACGAAATATATCGATGAGGATCAACGCACGTTATCGTCATGGTAAAACTATAAATTTGGCCCTTATTGCACAAAGCTTGTAAAACAgataaatttgcaattaatgaCAGcgtccattaaaaaaaatcggttCAATTGTATATTAAGGTTATAAGGGTCGCATCATTTACCATTGGTAGCTATCTCGTAATCTCATCACCGTAGTTACTtgctttcacaatatattggacttattgtctgatttttaccTTCTCCGTGATAACTGTTGTTGAAAGATACTCCTTTTCTTGAGCTGATATCCTTGGATGGCGACCAGGGGTCTCGTAGATACGGAGAATCCATACCAAAACTAGCAAAAGCGTAAATCCACCTTATACACATAAAAGGAATATTAAAGATTTCAACAATATAGAACACTTCTAACAAAACAGCATTTTCAAGCCAAAACTTTACGGTGACAGTATAAATAGAAAATGGTAATTTTACTTTATTGACAGCTACTTAATTTAATTTAAGAtagaaaatattcttatttgagATAAAGATTATCACAAATTTTTCCTTGACCACATGGCGCATTGGATATAAATACAACGGCATATCAGAGCCATGGATTCTCCTATGCATTCTGAGAAAAAGGCGATGACTTGGATTCCTTGCAGATCGAGATGCCAACTCTTGAAGTTCTTGGTTTGGATGAcactcttatttttttcttaattgtgCTTATTGAATAATTACTACCCTTTCGGGGGTGAATCGTAGAAAAAACATACTAATCATTGTTTCTAATTTCCCTTTCACTTTGGGCACGTTCACATTGATTACTAGTTCACGGCTTACCAAAAGTATAATACGTCAACGGCCATCCACCAAGCAAATCTGAACTGGATATAAGACCGGACAGTACAGTCCCGATGAATGCCCCAAATTTTCCACCTACGTGAC from the Lytechinus pictus isolate F3 Inbred chromosome 1, Lp3.0, whole genome shotgun sequence genome contains:
- the LOC129265620 gene encoding sialin-like, translated to MVSPDPNHEDVNRRSDHGYNDKASLARNDLDDDDHERSIELGEKNPLLADKKKQGKGEGRCYFPKRFELLFLAFFGSCMMFAMRANVSVTIAVMTNATFTTQPEGQNHTVETCWSPNTTHEDEYGQEGGEFLWSSHEQELVLAGFFYGYTVAQIPSGWLTDKIGGTRVFGISMFLSAAVSLFSPIAAELGSSYFLAVRVLCGIGEAGTYPALGSMVARWFPPKDFSAAFSIAISSGKFGAFIGTVLSGLISSSDLLGGWPLTYYTFGGFTLLLVLVWILRIYETPGRHPRISAQEKEYLSTTVITEKTEKISIPFVAMFTSIPVWAIIMTSFGASWTNQLLFTNQPIYLKHVQGMDIELIGITAAIPFLVEFSFLVLGGVISNKLISKEILSTGATRKLVTFIGLTISAIFYLLLAFVGCNTALSVLFMIGACGFNGVCSSGYYVNLMDIAPRLAGSLIGLVNSASALSGGLSPIVVGALTPNQSDISGWQTVFLSCFGINLLACLIFMVLGSGKEQNWAKQTEYDKL